Genomic DNA from Roseofilum casamattae BLCC-M143:
TGTTTTGATGAAAGTTCTAAACAACTCATTAGTGAAACTCGACCGCCTTTGCCAATGCAAGCGAGACAAAAAGAACGCTTTGACTATGAATACAAAAGAGAAGGAGTTTGTAACCTATTCATGTTTTTTGAACCTCTAACAGGTTGGAGACATGTAGAAGTGACTGACCAACGCACTCAAAGAGATTATGGTCAACAAATGAAGTATCTCGTTGACGAATGTTTTCCTGGTGCTGAAAAAATAATTCTGGTACAGGATAACTTGAATACCCATGTGAAAGCCTCATTATATAAGGCTTTTGAACCGGATCAAGCTCAACGTATTCTGAGCAAATTAGAATTTCACTATACTCCAAAACATGGCAGTTGGTTAAATATGGCAGAAATTGAATTAAGTGTTTTAAACCGACAATGTCTGAATCGACGTATTGCCAAAAAAGATATATTGAAGAAGGAAATAGCGGCTTGGGAGAAACAGAGAAATCAAACTGGCTCAGTCATGGATTGGCAATTTACCACTGAAGAAGCTCGGATTAAGTTAAAGCATTTATATCCGTTAATAAAGCATTGACAGACCACTAGCCTTACCCATTTTCCAAACTTTGCAAGACCCAGTTGGAAAAGCAACTACGTTGAATAATTTGGGGTTAGTGTATGACAGCATCGGTCAACTCCAACAGGCAATAAACTCTTATCAACAAGCCTTACTACTTTCGAGAGCATTGCAAGACCGAGGAGGAACAGCAACGAGCTTGCACAATTTGGGGGAAGTTTACCGTAGGATCGGAGATTGGCAACAAGCGATAGAGTATTATCAACAAGCTTTACGTCTTCGCCAAGCTGTTCAAGACCGAAGAGGAGAGGCGACGACATTGATTAATTTGGGGGTAGTTTATCACCACATCAGACAACCACAACAAGCTATAAAGTATTATCAACAAGCGTTACCTATTCTCCAAGCTGTTCAAGACCGAAAGGGAGAAGCGACGACGTTGAGCAATATAGGTGTGGTTTACCGAGACATCAATCAATCAGAAAAGACTGTCGAATACTGGAAAAAATCTCTAGGAATTCTCCTCAGCCTTCGGAATAACCTCAAACAAGAAAATCGGAAAACCTTTATCGAAACTAGCTTCGCTCCAACAACAGCGGTCGCCCTGACCTCTCTCCTCATCGAAAAACAACAACCCAAAGAGGCCTTTACCTGGATTAACCGCGTGACCACTTACGAACTTGCTGACTATACTCGCCTACTCGGTGCAAAAGTGCAAAACCCACAAGCTCAAGCACGTATCAATGAATATAATCAGCGCTGGCAACAAATTGAAAACCTGAGACGACAATTGCAAAGCGACTTCTCCGACGACCAACTTTCTCGCCGCATCAGTACCCTAGAAACGGAAAATATTAAACTCGCTGAAGATATTGCCCAACAGTTTCCTGAAGTTGCGGATATTTTTGAAACTACTCCCGCTAATATTCAACAACTGCAAGCAACTATTCCAGAAGGAACCATTGTCCTGCAACCCGTTCCCCTAACCAATGTTTGGAACACTCCCAATACCCTTGCTCTCTTTCTCCTCACTCGCGATAGTTTCGAGGTCGTGCAAATATCCCTGGATGCGGAGAAATTTAACCAACTCGTCCAGCGCTATCCCGAAGAACTGGAAGAAGCAGAAGAAGGCTATCTCACCACTAGTCGCGAACTCTACAATATCCTCATCCGCCCTATCGAAGACAAACTCAACGCCTACAACCCGGAACAACTGAGCATCATCGCCACCGGACAACTCCGTTACATTCCCTTTGAAACACTCAAGGACTCAGAAAGCCAACAATTCCTGATACAAAAATACCCCATCAACTACCTGACGCGCCTCTCCAAAACCCCTCCCAACGCTGAAACCGCCAGCAACTCCAGCCGTCTCCTCGCCTTCGGTAACCCAGTTCCTCGGCCTCCGCAAAATCTAGCCGGTGCAGAAGCCGAAGTCAACGCCATCTCCAAACTCTTTCGCAACAGTCAACGTTACCTGCACGATGACGCAACTTTAGAAGAATTCAAAACCCAAGCTCCCAAGTTTCCCTTCCTTCATCTTGCCACCCACGGCTGCTTTAAACCTGATGGCTGCGGAGAGCTAGAAATGAAAGCCAATACCATTCTCTTCGCCGATACTCAGTGGCCTATCCAAGATGCTGCCTTATTGGGACTGACTGACACTCGATTAATCGTCCTCAGCGCCTGTGAAACTGCTCGCGAAGCCGACGTAGACGGAAATTCCCTTTCCGGAGTCGCTTACCTATTTGAACGAGCTGGAGCGCAAGCTGTAATGGCCAGTTTATGGCAAGCAGAAGATGAGAAAACACAGCAACTGATGAAGGACTTTTACCGCTATGTTGCTGAAGGAATGACCCAAGGAGAAGCCTTGCGCCAAGCCAAGCTCAATCAAATTGAGCTTAAACTTAGCCCACATTTTTGGTCGCCCTTCATCCTCATCGGCGATGCTCAATCTTACCCGATTGAAACCGGCATTTTGATGACTTTCACCGACATTATCCGCAATTCTCGCACGACTTGGATTCTGGGAGCGATTTCTATAGCCTCCATCTCCCTCATCGGCCGCTTCTGGCTATTGAAACGCGCGAGCTAAAATCGCGGCACGGTGAAAGAAACCGGGTTTCTGGCCTCTCGTTTACTGTGCTAGAGCATCCAACCAGTCGAGCAAATCTTGCTGCTGCTCGAAGTTAGGCATCGCTGCCATCAACGCTTCCAATTGAGCCAAAGAAAGTTGACCAATTCTCTGCTGAAGCACAAGGGAAAGCATACCAATTTTCTGTTGCAACATCGTCAAAATCACTTGCCGACGACCTCGCTCGAGTCCTTCTTGAATTCCTTCTTCTCGTCCTTGCTCGATTCCTTGTTTGCGTCCTTTTTGCAAAATGAATTGATAAAAAGAAGAATCTTCGAGCAGGTCTTCGCCAAAGAGTTCTTCAATGGTTTTTGGGTTGTGAATGAGTCCAGACATAATGGCAGTACAGGCAATAATTTCTCGGCGTTGGTTGGGGTTCTGAATTTGGCGAGCAACCCCTGCTACCTGTTGTAACAGATTGCGCGGAGCATTGCTACGGGCAAGAGGAGCCAGGGGGAGCAGAGCGGGGTCGGCCAGAAAGGGAGCTGGGTCTTCTTCCCAAAGCCGCAGGACGCGGTATTGGTGGCTGGTATTTTGGACTTGAAAGCGGTCAACATAGGCTTGCGGCTAATTGGTTTCTTTGAGAAAGATGACGACTTGTTCGATGTCGCAATGATATTTGCGATAGAGCCGCAGCCAATAGTCAATCATTCGCTCCGGTAAGGGTACGTCATTTCGCGGAAGCCGCTCGAATTCTAGATGCAATATGGTATTAGCAACTTTGAGCAAAATCAAAGAATCAGCGCGAATGGGTTCGCTGGCTAATTCGGTTTTGAGAACTTGGACGTTGGTGGGATTGATTTGTGGAAGCAGCCAACGGACAAAACTCAGGGGATTTTGGGTGGCGAGAAATTTACAGGTGTTATCGAAAGCCACAGTAATTATAACTTAAATATTGTTCTTTAATTATACCATTAATTGTGTCGTGAAAAGGGTGGAGAAACCTGGTTTCTATCAAGATTTCGGCTGCGATGCGAGTTCTTCTAGAAACCCGGTTTCTGGTTCCTGGATTGTGTTATTGTAAGTCTTCCGGGCGGACAAAATCAGGGGCTAAAATCATGACTTGGTCGCCATACATGCTTTTTTGTAGGGCAACTACTGGGTGCGATCGCCCAAACTCTTCTTGACCTGGATTCGTCTGTATCAGGTAAATCCAGCCGTCTCGCTCTAGCAGCAATCGCCAGACTCGCTCCGGATCGTCGGGATCGAAGGTGTCGTTTTTTTCTTGCCCTTGAAACCCCTGATAGGTGAGGAAATCTCCAAAAAATCGGAATCCTTCTACTGATGACTCAAAACTGCCAGGATCGTTTAATTTAGCACCGATAGGAATGCGGTCTTCAGGGACAATAAAAGTGACGACGGGCAAGGTGGAATTCCTGCCCATATCTCGTTGCGCATCCCGAATTGCTTGACTTTGCGCTAAAATAAATAAAATAATCAAAACCCAACTAACAATGACAATTTCATCGATTAAAGAGCGCAGCACTTTAATCGAATCAAATCTGAAGGGTTTGAACTGAAGTAGGGTATAAATGAGGCGATAAAGAAATGTGCTTTTTCGCGACCAATATCTCTGGCAACGGTGATGGTAAAATTGGGCAATATCGACGATTGATCCGATCGCCAATAAGGTCGTATAAATTTGGACGAGAGTCAGAGAAAATGCGATCGCCGTCCGCCCTATTGCTCCACTATCAGCAAAAAACACCTGAATCGGTACAATGAGAAATGATTCCACCGAAAACTCGAGAGTCGTAATTTCTAAATGAAAGTTGAGAAAATAAGCCCAGCGATAAATCCAACCGGTAAAAAAGAGAGAAACACCGAGCAACCCAATTAAACTGGCAAAGCGTCGCAGAATACTCGGCTCATTTCCGGGTTCGGGCGCAGAAGAGTCAGACACGAAGACGATCCTGTGAAGATTCGCTATACTGAAATTGAATTAGTCTTGAGCTTATGCTAACATTATGCAAAGATTGGTTCGAGTGGCTTTAGCGAGTGTCGTGGCGATCGCCAGCATTGGTATCGCAACCACTAGCCTCTCCTTCTTCGTATCGCGTCCTGAAGCAGAAAACAGTATTGCTCAAACTCAAGTTGCTCGGGGCGAAAGTGCTCTCCCCGTTTCACTTCCCACACAAGCCATCATCACTTTAGTAGATGGTGCGGGACAGCGCTCCGGACGCATTATTGAGATGAATGACGAAACCATCATTCTGCATACCGGAAAAGCACAACCTGAAACCATTGCTCGGCAAGATATCGCGTTCATAGAATTTCAAAAAGGCTCAATTGTTCACCTCCGCAACGGGCCCATGATGTATCGCGGATCGAAACCCGACGATAAAATTAAAATATTAGATCGTGTGCCACCGAGAGCATTTCAAGTAACTGACGCGCGTAAAGGACAACTGCAAATTGACTTAACCTTAACCTCGTTGAATGCCGACCAGATTTCGGGATACATCAGTAATAGCAAGAGCTTTTCTTATGTGGTAAATCGGATAGAATGCGATCGCCACTCCAACCAGATGACCGTGACCCTCACTCGTCACTAGGAATACAAATGGAACGAGAGAAAGCGAACATCTGCGACGGGAGATGCACCAACATTTTATCGAAATATTAGAACAATGGAAAAAGCCCTATATTTGGGTGGGAGGCGATCGCCAACATCGTCTTTTGCAAGCAACAGAAGCGATCGCTCCTTTGTTGAATTTTCCAGCCTTTTAGGCATTTGCAGCAACCGGCAAACTCTCATATTATGGCGATCGTGAGGAGTAAACGAGGAGAATGCTATGGCAACGCTAACTGGAACGCCATTTAATGATTTCATCGGTGGGGGGCCGTTTGTTGACCTCATCTTAGGATTAGAAGGTAACGATAGCCTTTATGGAGTGGATAACAACGACCAACTCTACGGCAACCAAGGCGTGGATTTAATTTCAGGTAACCGAGGCGATGATGTTATCTTCGGCGGACAGGATAACGATAATCTTTATGGCGGACAGAACAACGACTTAATCTTCGGAAACCGGGAAAACGATCGCATTAACGGCAACCAAAATGAAGATGTGCTCTATGGCGGCCAAGGTAATGATATCGTCCGCGGCGGACAAGGAAGCGATCGCGTGTTTGGCGACTTTGGCGATGACGTGCTCTATGGCGATAATGGCAGCGATACAGTCACCGGAGGCGTCGGTAACGATATTTTTGCGATCGGCGTGTCTCTCTCCCTCAACGCGCGCACGACGGGAGGCACTCGCCTGCAAGATGCGGATGTCTTTGAGGATTTTCGTCCGGGAGAGGATTTAATTGGCTTGACTAACGGCATGACTTTTGAAGATTTAGAAATTACTCCAGGAACCGGTACTCAAACTATTATTCGCGATCGCCAAACCGGAGATTTTCTCGCTATCGTAGAAGGAGTTAGCTCCATTCAACTGACTGCCGCAAACTTTACAGTCGTCCCTGCTGTCTTCGCTATTTAGATATGAGCCAAATTTTTCTCACCATAGGATCGATTTTAGCCGCGATCGCCGTCGCTGCTGGCGCCTTTGCCTCTCACGCGCTCAAAGACCAGCTTACGGAGCGCTCCCTAGAGATCTTTGAAACCGCCACCAAATACCAAATGTACCACGCTCTCGGCATTCTGATTGTGGCCTTCGCCCTGAGCGCCAGTCAATTACCTGCATCCTGGTTGCTCAGTTGTGGCTGGTCTTTCGTTATTGGCATTGCTCTCTTTTCCGGGAGCTTATATGCCTTGAGCCTAACTGGAATCAAAATTCTCGGAGCCATTACTCCCTTCGGAGGAGTCGCCTTTTTAGTTGGATGGGGAAGTTTGGCGATCGCCGCTTGGGTCTCAACTCCCACTTCCCCCTAAGTTAGGGTCGATGCAAATGCGCGCTGTATTTAACAATCATTTAAGATTCTAAATCCGATCGCGCTGCCTGTTCCAGAACTTGTTGAATCTGAGGAGTTTCCAGGAACGCTTTTGTATCTGCCAGCAAGCGCTCTCCCCAAAGATTCAACGCGAGAAACTCCAGATCGGCATATGCTGGGTCGTGTTTTAGAGCTTCCGAACCAATCTTCAACCCTTGTCGGCGATCGCCTTTCGCGTACAACGCCACCGCCAAAGCCAACTGCGGTTCCGCTGCATCCGGCTCCAAACTCACCGCTTTCCGCCAGTTAGAAATCGCCCGATCTGCTTGTCCCTGTTCGTATTGAATCAAACCAATATTATTAATTCCCGGCCAAAACGACTCGTCTTGCTTAATCGCCTTTTTGTATTGCGCGATCGCCTCGCTCCAGCGATTCAGCTTATAATACGCATTACCCAAATCGAACAAAGCCTCCAAACGATTTGGCTCGATCTTCAAACCCTCCTGAGTGTAGCGAACCACTGCTTGGTAATCCTCCATTTGGAAATGAACCGACCCCAGAGTAAACAAAATCAGCGCATTCTTCGGTTCCAGAGACTGCGCCTTTTGTAGAGTCGTA
This window encodes:
- a CDS encoding IS630 family transposase; the protein is CFDESSKQLISETRPPLPMQARQKERFDYEYKREGVCNLFMFFEPLTGWRHVEVTDQRTQRDYGQQMKYLVDECFPGAEKIILVQDNLNTHVKASLYKAFEPDQAQRILSKLEFHYTPKHGSWLNMAEIELSVLNRQCLNRRIAKKDILKKEIAAWEKQRNQTGSVMDWQFTTEEARIKLKHLYPLIKH
- a CDS encoding CHAT domain-containing protein; its protein translation is MQDPVGKATTLNNLGLVYDSIGQLQQAINSYQQALLLSRALQDRGGTATSLHNLGEVYRRIGDWQQAIEYYQQALRLRQAVQDRRGEATTLINLGVVYHHIRQPQQAIKYYQQALPILQAVQDRKGEATTLSNIGVVYRDINQSEKTVEYWKKSLGILLSLRNNLKQENRKTFIETSFAPTTAVALTSLLIEKQQPKEAFTWINRVTTYELADYTRLLGAKVQNPQAQARINEYNQRWQQIENLRRQLQSDFSDDQLSRRISTLETENIKLAEDIAQQFPEVADIFETTPANIQQLQATIPEGTIVLQPVPLTNVWNTPNTLALFLLTRDSFEVVQISLDAEKFNQLVQRYPEELEEAEEGYLTTSRELYNILIRPIEDKLNAYNPEQLSIIATGQLRYIPFETLKDSESQQFLIQKYPINYLTRLSKTPPNAETASNSSRLLAFGNPVPRPPQNLAGAEAEVNAISKLFRNSQRYLHDDATLEEFKTQAPKFPFLHLATHGCFKPDGCGELEMKANTILFADTQWPIQDAALLGLTDTRLIVLSACETAREADVDGNSLSGVAYLFERAGAQAVMASLWQAEDEKTQQLMKDFYRYVAEGMTQGEALRQAKLNQIELKLSPHFWSPFILIGDAQSYPIETGILMTFTDIIRNSRTTWILGAISIASISLIGRFWLLKRAS
- a CDS encoding DUF4351 domain-containing protein; protein product: MSGLIHNPKTIEELFGEDLLEDSSFYQFILQKGRKQGIEQGREEGIQEGLERGRRQVILTMLQQKIGMLSLVLQQRIGQLSLAQLEALMAAMPNFEQQQDLLDWLDALAQ
- a CDS encoding calcium-binding protein: MATLTGTPFNDFIGGGPFVDLILGLEGNDSLYGVDNNDQLYGNQGVDLISGNRGDDVIFGGQDNDNLYGGQNNDLIFGNRENDRINGNQNEDVLYGGQGNDIVRGGQGSDRVFGDFGDDVLYGDNGSDTVTGGVGNDIFAIGVSLSLNARTTGGTRLQDADVFEDFRPGEDLIGLTNGMTFEDLEITPGTGTQTIIRDRQTGDFLAIVEGVSSIQLTAANFTVVPAVFAI
- a CDS encoding DUF423 domain-containing protein, which gives rise to MSQIFLTIGSILAAIAVAAGAFASHALKDQLTERSLEIFETATKYQMYHALGILIVAFALSASQLPASWLLSCGWSFVIGIALFSGSLYALSLTGIKILGAITPFGGVAFLVGWGSLAIAAWVSTPTSP
- a CDS encoding tetratricopeptide repeat protein, whose translation is MPKPIYVLLCLSLWAGWSSVLPAWGQAIIPYTLELEQKALEEEGLTLARQAAQLAQFQQFQPALARAQLATQLVPDNADAWFLLGRLQLQAGEFDRSITTLQKAQSLEPKNALILFTLGSVHFQMEDYQAVVRYTQEGLKIEPNRLEALFDLGNAYYKLNRWSEAIAQYKKAIKQDESFWPGINNIGLIQYEQGQADRAISNWRKAVSLEPDAAEPQLALAVALYAKGDRRQGLKIGSEALKHDPAYADLEFLALNLWGERLLADTKAFLETPQIQQVLEQAARSDLES